The following proteins come from a genomic window of Solwaraspora sp. WMMA2065:
- a CDS encoding DUF4245 domain-containing protein, translating to METTGPARDRAERTPKDITLSLLVLLVPILLVFGFYRVFLGADEPVAVDPGPAYEQAGAAGQFPVRAPAGLGPDWVAVSAVFRPVSAADGPTLRLGYVTPAGAAVQVVQSSRPAPELLVAELTATAQPQGDVAIGATTWQRYAARPGERALVWLAPDHSVLVVGTADTDELRVMAEALTPR from the coding sequence ATGGAGACGACCGGGCCGGCGCGCGACCGGGCGGAACGCACCCCGAAGGACATCACCCTGTCGCTGCTCGTCCTGTTGGTGCCGATCCTGCTGGTGTTCGGGTTCTACCGGGTCTTCCTCGGTGCCGACGAGCCCGTGGCGGTGGATCCCGGGCCGGCGTACGAGCAGGCCGGTGCGGCGGGCCAGTTTCCGGTGCGCGCGCCCGCCGGTCTCGGACCGGACTGGGTCGCGGTGAGCGCGGTCTTCCGGCCGGTGTCGGCGGCGGACGGTCCGACGCTGCGGCTGGGCTACGTCACCCCGGCCGGCGCCGCCGTCCAGGTGGTGCAGAGTTCACGGCCGGCACCGGAACTGCTGGTGGCGGAGCTGACCGCGACCGCGCAGCCGCAGGGTGATGTGGCGATCGGGGCGACGACCTGGCAGCGGTACGCGGCCCGGCCCGGCGAACGTGCACTGGTGTGGCTGGCGCCGGACCACAGTGTGCTGGTGGTCGGCACGGCGGATACCGACGAGCTACGGGTGATGGCCGAGGCGCTCACGCCACGCTGA
- a CDS encoding 4-hydroxy-3-methylbut-2-enyl diphosphate reductase, whose amino-acid sequence MSEPDAKPVHRKRVLLANPRGYCAGVDRAVQTVEEALKLYGAPVYVRKQIVHNKHVVSTLEAKGAIFVEENEEVPHGSTVVFSAHGVAPEVHRQAEARSLKAIDATCPLVTKVHQEARRYAAQDYDILLIGHEGHEEVVGTSGEAPAHIQLVDGPEDADKITVRDPEKVVWLSQTTLSVDETMETVARLRRRLPMLQSPPTDDICYATQNRQQVIKQIGADCDVVLVVGSRNSSNSVRLVEVAIDAGARAGYLIDFAHEIDDAWLADATTVGLTSGASVPDELVHQVVDHLADRGFTDVEQVTTVEETITFSLPSELRRDMKAAAAGTDVPVTAS is encoded by the coding sequence GTGAGCGAGCCTGACGCGAAACCGGTCCACCGCAAGCGGGTGCTGCTGGCCAATCCCCGTGGCTACTGTGCCGGCGTCGACCGCGCGGTGCAGACCGTGGAGGAGGCGCTGAAGCTGTACGGCGCCCCGGTCTACGTACGCAAACAGATCGTGCACAACAAGCATGTGGTCTCGACCCTGGAGGCCAAAGGCGCGATCTTCGTCGAGGAGAACGAGGAGGTTCCGCACGGCTCGACCGTGGTCTTCTCCGCGCACGGCGTCGCTCCGGAGGTGCACCGGCAGGCGGAGGCGCGGTCGTTGAAGGCGATCGACGCCACCTGCCCGCTGGTGACCAAGGTCCACCAGGAGGCCCGCCGGTACGCCGCGCAGGACTACGACATCCTACTGATCGGCCATGAGGGCCACGAGGAGGTGGTCGGCACCTCAGGCGAGGCTCCGGCGCACATCCAGCTGGTGGACGGCCCGGAGGACGCCGACAAGATCACCGTACGGGATCCGGAGAAGGTGGTCTGGTTGTCGCAGACCACGCTGTCGGTCGACGAGACCATGGAGACCGTCGCCCGCCTCAGGCGGCGGCTGCCGATGCTGCAGTCGCCGCCGACCGACGACATCTGCTACGCCACCCAGAACCGCCAGCAGGTGATCAAGCAGATTGGGGCCGATTGCGACGTGGTGCTGGTGGTCGGTTCCCGCAACTCGTCCAACTCGGTGCGGCTGGTCGAGGTAGCGATCGACGCCGGTGCTCGCGCCGGTTACCTGATCGACTTCGCCCACGAGATCGACGACGCCTGGCTGGCCGACGCGACCACCGTCGGGCTGACCTCGGGCGCCAGCGTCCCCGACGAGTTGGTGCACCAGGTGGTCGACCACCTCGCCGATCGGGGTTTCACCGACGTCGAGCAGGTCACCACGGTCGAGGAGACGATCACCTTCTCGCTGCCGTCCGAGCTGCGCCGGGACATGAAGGCAGCGGCGGCGGGAACGGACGTCCCGGTCACCGCGTCCTAG
- the xseA gene encoding exodeoxyribonuclease VII large subunit, with product MTDTDATPRSSADEPWPVRVVSQKISAWIGRLGWVWVDGQVAQISRRPGATTVFLTLRDPSADLSLTVTTNRDVLDLGAPELADGARVVLRAKPEFYPARGTLSLRADEIRQVGLGELLARLEKLKKLLAAEGLFDRSRKRRPPFLPQRIGLITGRASAAERDVLTNARRRWPAVDFRVVNVAVQGSGAVPQVIDALAVLDADPSIDVIVIARGGGSVEDLLPFSDEALCRAVFGCRTPVVSAVGHETDAPLLDYVADVRASTPTDAGKRLVPDLAEELRLIALARHRLDRAVTGLLDRETHRLEMVRSRPVLARPQVLLDGRVGEVDALRDRATRCLAHRLSAGTAELGHTLARLRALSPAATLDRGYAIVQDAAGAVVRSPDDVAAGDPLRLRLAGGELPAVAARTE from the coding sequence GTGACCGACACCGACGCGACGCCGCGCAGCAGCGCGGACGAGCCGTGGCCGGTCCGGGTGGTCAGCCAGAAGATCAGCGCCTGGATCGGCCGGCTCGGCTGGGTGTGGGTCGACGGGCAGGTCGCGCAGATCAGCCGGCGGCCCGGCGCGACCACCGTGTTCCTGACCCTGCGTGACCCGTCGGCGGATCTCAGCCTGACCGTCACCACCAACCGGGACGTGCTCGACCTCGGCGCGCCGGAGCTGGCCGACGGTGCCCGGGTGGTGCTACGCGCCAAGCCGGAGTTCTACCCGGCGCGGGGCACGCTCAGCCTGCGCGCCGACGAGATCCGCCAGGTCGGCCTCGGTGAGCTGCTGGCCCGGCTGGAGAAGCTGAAGAAGCTACTGGCCGCCGAGGGGTTGTTCGACCGGTCCCGCAAGCGCCGCCCGCCGTTCCTGCCGCAACGGATCGGGCTGATCACCGGCCGGGCGTCGGCCGCCGAACGGGACGTGTTGACCAACGCCCGCCGACGCTGGCCGGCGGTCGATTTCCGGGTGGTCAACGTCGCGGTGCAGGGCTCCGGCGCGGTGCCGCAGGTGATCGACGCGCTGGCGGTGCTCGACGCGGATCCGTCGATCGACGTGATCGTCATCGCCCGCGGCGGCGGGAGCGTCGAGGACCTGCTGCCGTTCTCCGACGAGGCGCTGTGCCGGGCGGTGTTCGGCTGCCGTACCCCGGTGGTCAGCGCCGTCGGCCACGAGACCGACGCACCACTGCTCGACTACGTCGCCGACGTACGGGCGTCCACGCCGACCGACGCCGGCAAACGGCTGGTGCCGGACCTGGCCGAGGAGCTGCGGCTGATCGCCCTGGCCCGGCACCGGCTGGACCGGGCGGTGACCGGTCTGCTCGACCGGGAGACACACCGGCTGGAGATGGTCCGGTCCCGGCCGGTACTCGCCCGGCCACAGGTGCTGTTGGACGGGCGGGTCGGCGAGGTCGACGCGCTGCGGGACCGGGCCACCCGCTGCCTGGCGCACCGGTTGTCCGCCGGCACCGCCGAGCTGGGACACACGTTGGCCCGGCTGCGCGCGCTGTCACCGGCCGCGACCCTCGACCGGGGGTACGCGATCGTGCAGGACGCCGCCGGCGCGGTGGTCCGATCCCCCGACGACGTCGCGGCTGGCGACCCGCTGCGGCTGCGACTGGCCGGCGGTGAGCTGCCGGCCGTCGCCGCCCGAACCGAATGA
- the glpX gene encoding class II fructose-bisphosphatase: MSGTGTRNPQNGTRNPQNLDRNLALDLVRVTEAAAMAAGRWVGRGDKEGGDGAAVDAMRKLINSIQMRGVVVIGEGEKDNAPMLFNGERVGDGSGPEVDVAVDPIDGTTLMSKGMPNALAVLAVAERGAMFDPSAVFYMEKLAVGPDCADVIDIEAGVRENLQRIARVKKSSVSDVTVSILDRPRHTELVQEIRDAGARIRFLSDGDIASAISAAREESDVDVLMGIGGTPEGIIAACALKCMGGAMQAKLWPRDDAERDKAVAAGHDLGRVLRTDDLVTGDNCFFVATGVTSGDLLHGVRYRSGGAYTQSIVMRSKSGTIRVIDSHHRLEKLALYSAVDFDGRPIAELDL; this comes from the coding sequence ATGAGTGGAACCGGCACCCGTAACCCGCAGAATGGCACCCGTAACCCGCAGAATCTCGACCGTAACCTGGCCCTGGACCTGGTCCGGGTAACCGAAGCCGCAGCGATGGCCGCCGGCCGGTGGGTGGGTCGGGGAGACAAGGAAGGCGGCGACGGCGCCGCGGTCGACGCGATGCGCAAACTGATCAACTCGATCCAGATGCGTGGCGTCGTCGTGATCGGCGAGGGCGAGAAGGACAACGCCCCGATGCTGTTCAACGGAGAACGGGTCGGTGACGGCTCCGGGCCGGAGGTCGACGTCGCCGTCGACCCGATCGACGGCACCACCCTGATGAGCAAGGGCATGCCGAACGCCCTCGCGGTGCTGGCGGTGGCGGAGCGGGGCGCCATGTTCGACCCCAGCGCGGTCTTCTACATGGAGAAGCTGGCGGTCGGCCCGGACTGCGCCGACGTCATCGACATCGAGGCCGGGGTGCGGGAGAATCTGCAGCGGATTGCCCGGGTCAAGAAGTCGAGCGTCTCCGACGTGACGGTGAGCATCCTCGACCGGCCCCGCCACACCGAGCTGGTGCAGGAGATCCGCGACGCCGGTGCCCGGATCCGGTTCCTGTCCGACGGTGACATCGCCAGCGCGATCTCGGCTGCCCGCGAGGAGTCCGACGTCGACGTGCTGATGGGCATCGGCGGCACCCCGGAGGGGATCATCGCCGCCTGCGCGCTGAAGTGCATGGGCGGCGCGATGCAGGCGAAACTCTGGCCACGCGACGACGCGGAGCGGGACAAGGCCGTCGCTGCGGGGCACGATCTGGGCCGGGTGCTGCGCACCGACGACCTGGTCACCGGCGACAACTGCTTCTTCGTCGCCACCGGGGTTACCTCGGGTGACCTGCTGCACGGGGTGCGGTACCGCTCGGGTGGGGCGTACACCCAGTCGATCGTGATGCGCTCCAAGAGCGGCACGATCCGGGTGATCGACTCGCATCACCGGTTGGAGAAGCTGGCGCTCTACTCGGCGGTCGACTTCGACGGTCGGCCGATCGCCGAGCTCGACCTCTGA
- a CDS encoding lytic transglycosylase domain-containing protein, protein MSRLWSRFGVRALAVGLLVTGVAGGFYLESDRETQQRISDARLAAEAEQVELELLRQRRAEHQRMTVQRRTAEREATEKALATAKAEAAKAKRAEQVTQQKQQEAAARPPAATVPFTGEIPESCDEFSGNRAIGCALTLEKGWGLDQFACLNKLWNKESGWNHKAYNAASGATGIPQALPGSKMASAGADWQTNPATQIKWGLGYISGRYGTPCGAWQQSQNVGWY, encoded by the coding sequence GTGAGTCGGCTGTGGAGCCGGTTCGGTGTCCGGGCACTCGCCGTCGGCCTGCTCGTGACAGGCGTCGCCGGCGGGTTCTACCTGGAAAGCGACCGGGAGACCCAGCAACGCATCAGCGACGCCCGCCTGGCCGCCGAGGCCGAGCAGGTCGAGCTCGAACTGCTGCGTCAGCGCCGGGCCGAACACCAGCGGATGACGGTGCAACGCCGTACCGCCGAACGGGAAGCCACGGAGAAGGCTCTCGCCACGGCCAAGGCCGAGGCGGCCAAGGCCAAGCGGGCAGAGCAGGTGACCCAGCAGAAGCAGCAGGAGGCGGCGGCCCGGCCGCCGGCGGCGACGGTGCCCTTCACCGGCGAGATTCCGGAGTCCTGCGACGAGTTCAGCGGCAACCGGGCGATCGGCTGCGCCCTCACCCTGGAGAAGGGGTGGGGTCTCGACCAGTTCGCCTGCCTGAACAAGCTGTGGAACAAGGAGAGCGGCTGGAACCACAAGGCCTACAACGCGGCCTCCGGCGCCACCGGTATTCCCCAGGCGCTACCGGGCAGCAAGATGGCCTCGGCCGGTGCCGACTGGCAGACCAACCCGGCGACCCAGATCAAGTGGGGCCTCGGGTACATCAGCGGCCGTTACGGCACCCCGTGCGGCGCGTGGCAGCAGTCACAGAACGTCGGCTGGTACTGA
- a CDS encoding carbohydrate-binding protein produces the protein MRRPVGLRLLAGLAITAVAGTVGVALAIPQASAATGSATGFATRNGGTTGGAGGQTVRVSSGTGIHSALCNRSSSSTPIIIEVQGTINHGNTSKVSGDSCNTADDVIELKQISNVSIIGVGSGAVFDQLGIHIREASNIIIQNVTVRNVKKSGSPTSNGGDAIGMESDVRNVWVDHVTLEASGGESEGYDGLFDMKNNTQYVTLSYSILRNSGRGGLIGSSESDRSNGYVTFHHNVYENIDSRTPLLRGGIAHIYNNHYTDIEKSGINSRAGGRAKVENNYFQDSNDVLGTFYTSEAGYWQVSGNIYDNIDWSSRSGDNQPAGPNPTSNTSVSIPYSYTLDGASCVPNMLRQISGANKGNRVSDGSCSPTSPPPSNPPSPTPTVPPTPGPDGRYEAEYSPASCDGEIESEHSGYSGSGYCNTENASGAASQFLVSSSGGTTNLTIRHANGGSGNRPANLVVNGSTVQQGVAFNPTGGWTSYSNVSVSVALNSGTNTIRLVATTGEGLSNIDYLQVSGGTGPSPTPSPTAPQPTSTPTQPGGTNLSIGAGSDGSSKGSGTSYGDVRDGDMGTYWSPSGTTGRISIKWDADTTVSSVNIREASGAVGAIGSWRLYNHDTGATLASGSGAGMISFSSTTLSKISFEITGASGTPQIAEFETYA, from the coding sequence ATGAGACGACCAGTCGGACTGCGACTTCTCGCAGGACTGGCCATCACAGCCGTAGCCGGCACGGTCGGCGTGGCCCTGGCGATTCCCCAGGCCTCGGCGGCGACCGGCAGCGCCACCGGATTCGCCACCCGCAACGGCGGGACCACCGGCGGCGCGGGCGGCCAGACGGTACGGGTCAGCTCCGGTACCGGTATCCACTCCGCGCTGTGCAACCGTTCCAGCAGCAGCACCCCGATCATCATCGAGGTCCAGGGGACGATCAACCACGGCAACACCAGCAAGGTCTCCGGCGACAGCTGCAACACCGCCGACGACGTGATCGAACTCAAGCAGATCAGCAACGTCTCGATCATCGGGGTGGGCAGCGGCGCGGTCTTCGACCAGCTCGGCATCCACATCCGCGAGGCGAGCAACATCATCATCCAGAACGTGACCGTCCGCAACGTGAAGAAGTCGGGCTCGCCGACCTCCAACGGTGGTGACGCCATCGGCATGGAGTCCGACGTCCGCAACGTCTGGGTCGACCACGTGACGCTGGAAGCCTCGGGCGGCGAGTCGGAGGGTTACGACGGCCTGTTCGACATGAAGAACAACACGCAGTACGTCACCCTGTCGTACAGCATCCTGCGCAACTCCGGCCGTGGTGGTCTGATCGGCTCCAGCGAGAGCGACAGGTCCAACGGGTACGTGACGTTCCACCACAACGTGTACGAGAACATCGACTCCCGTACTCCGCTGCTGCGTGGCGGCATCGCACACATCTACAACAACCACTACACGGACATCGAGAAGTCCGGCATCAACTCGCGAGCCGGCGGACGCGCCAAGGTGGAGAACAACTACTTCCAGGACTCGAACGACGTTCTGGGCACGTTCTACACCAGCGAAGCCGGCTACTGGCAGGTCAGCGGCAACATCTACGACAACATCGACTGGTCCAGCCGCAGCGGCGACAACCAGCCGGCCGGCCCCAACCCCACCTCGAACACGAGCGTGAGCATCCCGTACTCCTACACACTCGACGGAGCCAGCTGCGTGCCGAACATGCTCCGGCAGATCTCCGGCGCCAACAAGGGCAACCGCGTCTCGGACGGCAGCTGCTCGCCGACCTCGCCGCCGCCGTCGAACCCGCCGAGCCCCACGCCGACCGTGCCGCCGACGCCCGGCCCGGACGGACGCTACGAGGCGGAGTACTCGCCGGCCTCGTGTGACGGTGAGATCGAGTCAGAGCACTCCGGCTACTCCGGCAGCGGGTACTGCAACACGGAGAACGCCTCGGGTGCGGCATCGCAGTTCCTGGTCAGCTCGAGTGGTGGCACGACGAACCTGACTATCCGGCACGCGAACGGCGGCTCGGGCAACCGACCGGCCAACCTGGTCGTCAACGGCTCGACCGTGCAACAAGGGGTCGCGTTCAACCCGACCGGCGGGTGGACCAGCTACTCGAACGTCTCGGTGTCCGTCGCGCTCAACAGCGGCACCAACACGATCCGGCTGGTGGCCACCACCGGCGAGGGCCTGAGCAACATCGACTACCTGCAGGTCTCCGGCGGCACCGGCCCCAGCCCGACCCCGAGCCCGACGGCGCCGCAGCCGACCTCGACCCCGACCCAGCCCGGTGGCACCAACCTGAGCATCGGCGCCGGATCGGACGGTTCGAGCAAGGGCAGCGGCACCAGCTACGGCGACGTACGGGACGGCGACATGGGCACCTACTGGTCGCCGAGCGGCACCACCGGTCGAATCTCGATCAAGTGGGACGCTGACACCACCGTCTCCTCGGTCAACATCCGGGAGGCGTCGGGTGCCGTAGGTGCCATCGGATCGTGGCGGCTGTACAACCACGACACCGGTGCCACCCTCGCCTCCGGCAGCGGTGCCGGCATGATCAGCTTCTCCTCGACCACGCTCAGCAAGATCAGCTTTGAGATCACCGGTGCCTCCGGCACGCCGCAGATCGCCGAATTCGAGACGTACGCCTGA
- a CDS encoding exodeoxyribonuclease VII small subunit produces MAADSLSYEQARAELASVVERLESGGTTLAESLALWERGEQLAATCQRWLDGARQRLEAARGARPTG; encoded by the coding sequence CTGGCGGCGGACTCGCTGAGCTACGAGCAGGCCCGCGCCGAGCTGGCCTCGGTGGTGGAGCGGCTGGAGTCCGGCGGCACCACCTTGGCGGAGTCACTGGCGCTGTGGGAGCGCGGTGAGCAGTTGGCCGCCACCTGTCAGCGCTGGCTGGACGGGGCCCGTCAGCGACTCGAAGCCGCCCGCGGCGCCCGACCCACCGGCTGA
- a CDS encoding rhomboid family intramembrane serine protease, which produces MAYMGTSGGDPNRFGTEAFYASLGRAFVAMCAVVPVLFVIEAFDVWLSAGFDLAAGIVPRRIDGLDGVFFAPFLHHGFDHLYSNSVPLILLGTFVLAAGVRRFLYSTLVIILVSGLGVWFTGAPNTVVVGASGVVFGYLGLVLMRGIVERTWWNLGVVLLVGLLYGWQLVGILPTDALISWQGHLFGFVGGVLAAILFRRRRDYDPYDPDPLTMP; this is translated from the coding sequence ATGGCGTACATGGGGACCTCCGGTGGTGACCCGAACCGCTTCGGCACCGAGGCCTTCTACGCCTCGCTGGGCCGGGCGTTCGTCGCAATGTGCGCGGTCGTCCCGGTGCTGTTCGTCATCGAGGCGTTCGACGTCTGGCTGAGCGCCGGCTTTGATCTGGCCGCCGGCATCGTCCCCCGGCGCATCGACGGGCTGGACGGGGTGTTCTTCGCCCCGTTCCTGCACCACGGCTTCGATCACCTCTACAGCAACAGCGTTCCGTTGATCCTGCTGGGCACCTTCGTCCTGGCCGCCGGGGTCCGCCGGTTCCTCTACTCCACCCTGGTGATCATCCTGGTCAGCGGGCTCGGCGTGTGGTTCACCGGCGCGCCGAACACCGTCGTGGTCGGCGCCAGCGGTGTCGTCTTCGGCTACCTCGGTCTGGTGTTGATGCGCGGCATCGTCGAGCGCACCTGGTGGAACCTCGGCGTCGTCCTGCTGGTCGGCCTGCTCTACGGCTGGCAGCTGGTCGGCATCCTGCCGACCGACGCGTTGATCTCCTGGCAGGGCCATCTCTTCGGGTTCGTCGGCGGGGTGCTCGCCGCGATCCTGTTCCGCCGCCGGCGCGACTACGACCCGTACGATCCGGACCCGCTCACCATGCCCTGA
- a CDS encoding GntR family transcriptional regulator, with translation MSDVAASSVDGELESLSLVELAVRRLRREILSGKTDPGQRLVEEQLTRRLGISRAPLREALRLLAEQGLVEHVPRRGVRVATLSDRDVQELYAVRDLLERHAVESVLPVRRDTALGGLRAAVDQMRLATTVGDRLRVAEAHRRFHVELVGLAGNRQLTGVYESVLLKLQLYLAINLQREAEVAQPVDGVHRHERLLAAIEAGEPTEVLRELAEHGVRTYRRSDGSSRTPDT, from the coding sequence GTGAGCGACGTGGCCGCATCGTCGGTGGATGGTGAGCTGGAGAGCCTGAGCCTGGTGGAGTTGGCGGTGCGGCGGCTGCGTCGCGAGATCCTCAGCGGCAAGACCGACCCCGGGCAACGGCTCGTCGAGGAGCAACTGACCCGGCGGTTGGGCATCAGCCGGGCGCCGCTGCGCGAGGCGCTGCGGCTGCTCGCCGAGCAGGGTTTGGTGGAGCACGTACCACGACGCGGCGTGCGGGTGGCGACCTTGTCCGACCGCGACGTTCAGGAGCTGTACGCGGTGCGCGACCTCCTGGAGCGGCACGCGGTGGAGTCGGTGCTGCCGGTGCGCCGGGACACCGCCCTCGGTGGCCTGCGGGCTGCGGTCGACCAGATGCGGCTGGCCACCACGGTCGGTGACCGGCTGCGGGTTGCCGAGGCGCATCGGCGGTTCCACGTCGAGCTGGTCGGCCTGGCCGGCAACCGGCAGCTCACCGGGGTGTACGAGTCGGTGCTGCTGAAGCTCCAGCTGTACCTGGCGATCAACCTGCAGCGGGAGGCCGAGGTGGCGCAGCCGGTCGACGGGGTGCACCGGCACGAGCGACTGCTGGCCGCGATCGAGGCGGGGGAACCGACCGAGGTGCTCCGGGAACTTGCCGAGCATGGTGTTCGTACCTACCGGCGCTCCGACGGCTCGAGCCGAACACCAGATACCTGA